In one Corallococcus sp. EGB genomic region, the following are encoded:
- a CDS encoding DUF4388 domain-containing protein → MEAFTGNLASYRLQLVVPPLFTTPGVEGTLRVERGAVRREFHLRDGHLVGVASTDPREHLAQVLVNLRILDAPRAAAAFEAAEGANLPYGTFLVQRCFVELSQLTEAMEHKAREALFDCYAWESGEVEFTPGLPLPGRAVGLRLPLATLHRDAVARVQEWAQFREIFPRLDTTFRVFREFAVETFSEEEDVLLDLAASGATLGELLASAKEAPLFAARWVLHLYRRGALAPHRSTGPTVGESTEFTELLALVRAFLSSRKYDLAVALAAQVLERGPVPEAHALYREAEVGLTLALSDALFALDGRLVFEPIPRPTPPDLTADDLYLYSKLRGSRSIRQALRTAAMGELAASRSVERLRAAGLLRVAPVAPGTPEPSPRRTTTEPYGLNLGDLAGS, encoded by the coding sequence ATGGAAGCGTTCACGGGAAACCTGGCCAGCTACCGGCTCCAGTTGGTGGTGCCGCCCCTGTTCACGACGCCGGGGGTGGAGGGGACGCTGCGGGTGGAGCGAGGGGCGGTCCGCCGGGAGTTCCACCTGCGGGACGGGCACCTGGTGGGGGTGGCCTCCACGGATCCGCGGGAGCACCTGGCGCAGGTGCTGGTGAACCTGCGCATCCTGGACGCGCCCCGGGCGGCGGCGGCGTTCGAGGCGGCGGAGGGGGCGAACCTGCCCTACGGCACGTTCCTCGTGCAGCGCTGCTTCGTGGAGCTGTCACAGCTCACGGAGGCGATGGAGCACAAGGCACGCGAGGCGCTGTTCGACTGCTACGCCTGGGAGTCCGGCGAGGTGGAGTTCACGCCGGGGCTGCCGTTGCCGGGGCGGGCGGTGGGCCTGCGGCTGCCGTTGGCCACGCTGCACCGGGACGCAGTGGCGCGGGTGCAGGAGTGGGCGCAGTTCCGGGAGATCTTCCCGCGCCTGGACACGACGTTCCGCGTGTTCCGCGAGTTCGCGGTGGAGACCTTCTCCGAGGAGGAGGACGTGCTCCTGGACCTGGCGGCCAGCGGCGCGACGCTGGGCGAGCTGCTGGCGAGCGCGAAGGAGGCCCCGCTGTTCGCGGCGCGCTGGGTGCTGCACCTGTACCGGCGTGGGGCGCTGGCGCCGCACCGGTCCACGGGCCCCACGGTGGGCGAGTCCACGGAGTTCACGGAGCTGCTGGCGCTGGTGCGCGCGTTCCTGTCGTCGCGCAAGTACGACCTGGCGGTGGCGCTGGCGGCGCAGGTGCTGGAGCGGGGGCCGGTGCCGGAAGCGCACGCGCTCTACCGCGAGGCGGAGGTGGGGCTGACGCTGGCGCTGAGTGACGCGCTGTTCGCGTTGGACGGAAGGCTGGTGTTCGAACCCATCCCCCGCCCCACCCCACCGGACCTGACGGCGGATGACCTGTACTTGTACTCAAAGCTGAGGGGCAGCCGGAGCATCCGCCAGGCGCTGCGCACGGCGGCCATGGGAGAACTGGCCGCGTCACGTTCCGTGGAGCGACTGAGGGCCGCGGGGCTGCTCCGCGTGGCCCCGGTGGCGCCCGGTACGCCGGAGCCCTCGCCGAGGCGGACGACGACCGAGCCCTATGGGTTGAACCTGGGGGACCTCGCCGGGAGCTGA
- the trpS gene encoding tryptophan--tRNA ligase: protein MRILSGVQSSGRLHIGNYYGALRQFVQLQDQGEAYYFIANYHALTTVRDPKLALDLTRDAALTYLSLGLDPKKAVLFRQSDVKEVLELNWILGTVVPQAHLERAHSYKDKVAKGISPDFGLYAYPVLMAADILLYSADQVPVGKDQIQHIEFARDWAVKFNTQYVPGYDPADPEGKERGHTPGILKLPSAFVQENAATVPGIDGQKMSKSYGNTLELFGDEKDIKKRIMSIKTDSTPVDAPKPTTDAPLYDLLKLMLPPGEFSDVDASWKAGGKGYGDFKKKLLEAFHVTFGPARQRRQELLNDPGELERILADGAERARAEATRLMDRVRKAVGIP from the coding sequence ATGCGGATTCTCTCAGGCGTCCAGTCGTCCGGAAGGCTGCACATCGGCAACTACTACGGGGCCCTGCGGCAGTTCGTGCAGCTCCAGGACCAGGGCGAGGCCTACTACTTCATCGCCAACTACCACGCGCTCACCACCGTCCGGGACCCCAAGCTCGCCCTGGACCTCACGCGCGACGCGGCGCTCACGTACCTGTCCCTGGGCCTGGACCCCAAGAAGGCCGTCCTCTTCCGCCAGAGCGACGTGAAGGAGGTGCTGGAGCTCAACTGGATCCTCGGCACCGTGGTGCCCCAGGCCCACCTGGAGCGCGCCCACAGCTACAAGGACAAGGTCGCCAAGGGCATCAGCCCGGACTTCGGCCTCTACGCGTACCCCGTCCTCATGGCGGCGGACATCCTGCTCTACAGCGCGGATCAGGTGCCGGTGGGCAAGGACCAGATCCAGCACATCGAGTTCGCGCGCGACTGGGCCGTGAAGTTCAACACCCAGTACGTCCCGGGCTACGACCCGGCGGATCCGGAAGGGAAGGAGCGGGGGCACACGCCCGGCATCCTCAAGCTGCCGTCCGCCTTCGTGCAGGAGAACGCCGCCACGGTGCCCGGCATCGACGGACAGAAGATGTCCAAGTCCTACGGCAACACCCTGGAGCTGTTCGGCGACGAGAAGGACATCAAGAAGCGCATCATGTCCATCAAGACGGACTCCACGCCGGTGGACGCCCCCAAGCCCACCACGGACGCGCCGCTCTATGACCTGCTCAAGCTGATGCTCCCGCCCGGCGAGTTCTCCGACGTGGACGCGTCCTGGAAGGCCGGCGGCAAGGGCTACGGCGACTTCAAGAAGAAGCTCCTGGAGGCCTTCCACGTCACCTTCGGCCCCGCCCGCCAGCGCCGCCAGGAGCTGCTCAACGACCCGGGAGAGCTGGAGCGCATCCTCGCGGACGGCGCCGAGCGCGCCCGGGCCGAAGCCACCCGCCTGATGGACCGGGTCCGCAAGGCCGTGGGAATCCCCTGA
- a CDS encoding PAS domain-containing protein has product MKPTPNTPPTGEPFPLQASSEESLDALIQRVDGMSEVELDHLPLGMIQLDGQGRILKFNKTEASLARIQAREQIGKNFFYDVAPCTRVRQFYGLFQEGVRAKKLYQTFGFVFRFAHGARHVAITLFYSEKTNSVWVLVSDKKMPGEQG; this is encoded by the coding sequence ATGAAGCCGACCCCGAACACTCCCCCCACTGGCGAACCGTTCCCCCTTCAAGCGTCCTCGGAGGAGTCGCTCGATGCGCTCATCCAGCGCGTGGATGGCATGTCGGAGGTGGAGCTGGACCATCTGCCGTTGGGGATGATCCAGCTCGACGGGCAGGGGCGGATCCTCAAATTCAACAAGACCGAGGCCTCGCTGGCGCGCATCCAGGCGCGCGAGCAGATCGGCAAGAACTTCTTCTACGACGTGGCGCCGTGCACGCGCGTTCGGCAGTTCTATGGCCTGTTCCAGGAGGGCGTGCGGGCGAAGAAGCTCTACCAGACGTTCGGGTTCGTCTTCCGCTTCGCGCACGGCGCGCGCCACGTGGCCATCACGCTGTTCTACAGCGAGAAGACAAACTCGGTCTGGGTGCTGGTGTCCGACAAGAAGATGCCCGGCGAGCAGGGCTGA